The sequence CTCCGGGTTATGAGCCCGGCGGGCACTCCTAGCTGCCCCACCCCGCTGCTCGGCCCATTATCTACTAATAAAAAGTCGGTTTATAAAGTTTACGGTTCCTTTTTGAAGCAGTCCCTACTCGATTATAATATTTAACACTCCATAAGGGGCTTTTTTGATATTTGAGTATCCTTGGGGTTTCTAAAATGACGACTCCTAACGATTGAGGATTTTTAATGAAACGTTGAAAAACCCTTTAAACTTAGTACTTCAATTTTATTCTGGTGGTAAGATGTACCTTACAAAAGAAGAAGAGTTAATACTTACCGGTGAATACGGCTACGCATTGCAAAAGGCAATGGAAATTCTCGTTGCCCTTGGAGAGATCTACGAGGCTGACAGGCTTATCCCTATAAAAAGTGCCCAAATTGCGGGAGTTTCGTATAAGAACATTGGCGATGCGGGAATAGAGTTTCTGAAGGACTTTGTTAATTCCGGGGCTAAGGTAAGTGTCTATACAACTCTCAACCCAGCTGGTATAGGGGATGAGCTTTTCATGGAAAAGCAGAGGGGGATTCTTGAGCTCTATAGAGCCATGGGAGTAGAGATTACTTCCACGTGTACTCCCTATTATGGTGCAAACCTTCCAAAGTTCGGTGATCATGTAGCGTGGAGCGAAAGCTCGGCCGTAATTTTTGCGAACTCCATACTTGGAGCTAGAACAAACCGTGAGGGCGGACCCTCCAGCTTGGCAGCGGCGATAGTTGGTAAAACTCCCAACTACGGCCTTCATCTTGAAGAAAACAGAAAGGCGACAGTAGTTGTTGAAGTGGAGGCAGAGCTTAAGGATTTTGCAGACTACAGCTTTTTAGGTTATTACCTCGGAAAAAATCTGAAGAACGATGTGCCCTACTTTAAAAACCTTAAACCTGAGAAGACAGACTACCTCAAAGAACTCGGTGCTTCCATGGCGGCAACGGGATCAATAGCCCTCTATCACGTGGAGGGCGAGACCCCAGAGTATAGGTACGCCATAGAGGACAAGCTTGAGAAAGTTCAGGTCGATAAAAAAGAACTTGAAGAGGTTAAGGAGAAGTTCAACGCAGAGTGGAGGGAGATAGACGCGATAGTCCTAGGCTGTCCTCACGCTTCGATTCAAGAGGTAAAAGAGGTTGCCGAGCTGTTAAAGATGAGGGAGAAGCCTCTGAAAATACCGCTTTTAATAACTGCAAGCAAAGCTGTAAAGGCTCTCTCTGATGCCTTGGGCTACACTGATGTCATAGAGCGCTATAATGGAAGAATAATAGCCGACAGCTGTTTAATAGTCTCTCCAGTTGAGAAATGGTACAAAGGAATAGCCACTAACAGCGGAAAGGCAAGCTTCTACTTCTCCTCAGCCGGACTGAAGGTGAGGCTTGAGAATACCGAAAAGCTTATTCTCGAAGCCCCGTGAGGTGGTAAGATGAAACTCAAAGGAAGGAAAATCACGAGAGGAAAAGCAAAAGGCGTCGCATTAGTTTCCAGAAAGCCTCTCTCCTTTTTAGGTGGTGTCGACCCTGAAACTGGGATAGTAAAGGACATTGAAAGCGATATTCGGGGAGAGAGCATAAAGGATAAAATCCTCGTATTTCCAAGGGGTAAGGGATCGACGGTTGGTTCTTACGTCCTATATCAGCTTAAAAAGAACGGTGTTGCTCCAAAAGCCATAATAGTTGAAGAAGCCGAGACCATTGTTGTTACGGGTGCAATCATAGCGGAAATTCCAATGGTGGACAAAGTGGACATAAGCAAGATTAAGAGCGGCCAGATCGTTGAAGTTGATGCGGACAAAGGGGAAGTTCACGTAGAAGAATAGTTTTTAAAGCTTCTCCTCCTAAGTCTTTTTAGTGGTGGGAAAAATGGCAAAGGGTATTTACGAGTGCATTAGCTGTGGCCATAGGGAAGTTAGAGACTCTAACGTCGCCTTAATGGAAAACTCATGTCCAAAGTGCGGCTCTGACATGGTCCTTGTTGGCTTTGAGATTGAACCCGTTGAGGAAACTCATGACGAGGAGCTCATGAAGAAGCTCAGCGAGTTTTACTCCTTAGGAGAGATGCAGGTTAAGGGAGGTGTCATGGCTTTTGAAGTTCTGGAGATAAAGGAAACTAACTTTGAGAGGGTTCTTAAGGAACTTGAAGAGCTCGGCTACTGGGCGGCTTTAAAGAAGAGGGAAGGGAAAATAGTTCTTTTCGTCTTTCCGGCGCAGCCAGTTAAAGAGGAAAACCCCCTCATAGGTATAGGGCTTTTCATAGCCACTGTTTTGAGCACCCTTTTTGCGGGCTACTGGCTTTCAAGCTCTTA comes from Thermococcus aggregans and encodes:
- a CDS encoding aconitase X catalytic domain-containing protein → MYLTKEEELILTGEYGYALQKAMEILVALGEIYEADRLIPIKSAQIAGVSYKNIGDAGIEFLKDFVNSGAKVSVYTTLNPAGIGDELFMEKQRGILELYRAMGVEITSTCTPYYGANLPKFGDHVAWSESSAVIFANSILGARTNREGGPSSLAAAIVGKTPNYGLHLEENRKATVVVEVEAELKDFADYSFLGYYLGKNLKNDVPYFKNLKPEKTDYLKELGASMAATGSIALYHVEGETPEYRYAIEDKLEKVQVDKKELEEVKEKFNAEWREIDAIVLGCPHASIQEVKEVAELLKMREKPLKIPLLITASKAVKALSDALGYTDVIERYNGRIIADSCLIVSPVEKWYKGIATNSGKASFYFSSAGLKVRLENTEKLILEAP
- a CDS encoding DUF126 domain-containing protein, which gives rise to MKLKGRKITRGKAKGVALVSRKPLSFLGGVDPETGIVKDIESDIRGESIKDKILVFPRGKGSTVGSYVLYQLKKNGVAPKAIIVEEAETIVVTGAIIAEIPMVDKVDISKIKSGQIVEVDADKGEVHVEE